A genomic stretch from Rhodomicrobium vannielii ATCC 17100 includes:
- a CDS encoding reverse transcriptase domain-containing protein, whose amino-acid sequence MNSQAQSACCAGANQIVEGATLEKVVAPACLQQAWTRVRKNKGGPGGDGVTIEIFAQNAEVELEKLRAETLAGIYRPRKVRHAIVPKPKGGERKLTIPSVVDRILQTATMLSLGQTVDHHFSSASWAYREGRGVDDALADLRRLRNSGLFWTFDADIMQYFDRILHKRLIDDLFIWVDDLRIVRLIQLWLRSFSYWGRGIAQGAPISPLLANLFLHPMDRLLELEGLASVRYADDFVVLCRSKALAQKAQLIVASHLAARGLKLNMSKTRILAPSEAFIFLGQTVEPVWDTQP is encoded by the coding sequence ATGAATTCTCAAGCCCAGTCAGCGTGCTGCGCAGGCGCAAATCAGATCGTCGAAGGTGCTACGCTTGAAAAGGTGGTCGCGCCCGCGTGCCTTCAGCAAGCGTGGACGCGGGTTCGAAAAAACAAGGGTGGTCCCGGCGGCGACGGAGTAACAATCGAGATCTTCGCGCAAAATGCGGAGGTCGAATTGGAGAAGCTCCGAGCCGAGACGCTTGCCGGCATCTATCGGCCGCGCAAGGTGCGGCATGCCATCGTACCCAAACCAAAGGGTGGCGAGCGCAAGCTGACGATTCCATCCGTCGTGGACCGCATTCTGCAAACGGCGACGATGCTTTCGCTCGGTCAAACTGTAGACCATCACTTCAGCAGCGCGAGTTGGGCCTACCGCGAGGGACGAGGGGTCGACGACGCGCTGGCCGATCTCCGCCGACTTCGGAACAGCGGCCTTTTCTGGACTTTCGACGCAGACATCATGCAGTATTTCGACCGCATTCTTCACAAGAGGCTGATCGACGACCTGTTCATCTGGGTAGACGATCTTCGGATCGTCAGGCTCATTCAACTGTGGTTGCGGAGCTTCTCTTACTGGGGCCGTGGCATCGCGCAAGGTGCGCCGATCTCACCGCTGCTAGCCAATCTGTTCCTCCATCCGATGGATCGTCTCCTCGAGTTGGAGGGGCTTGCTTCTGTCCGCTACGCTGACGACTTCGTTGTGTTATGCAGGAGCAAGGCGCTGGCCCAGAAGGCACAGCTCATTGTGGCGTCTCATCTTGCCGCGCGCGGACTGAAGCTCAACATGAGCAAGACGCGTATCCTCGCCCCGAGTGAAGCCTTCATCTTTCTTGGACAGACGGTCGAGCCCGTCTGGGATACCCAACCATGA
- a CDS encoding AsmA family protein encodes MGRLLATFATLLVLLIGAAFTVPAFLDWNALRPDIEEAASTLFGQKIRIVGDIDIALLPEPHVRAAKIATDPAPGDKLALSAEALDLSLSLQGLIGGHVEASRLKLVRPVVIVQAARRGANRAGASAAGLALPFTADVRSLEVEGGRFTFVPEHGAPLTLSGIDGKVTAPTRGAPYRANVKATFDDRRFDLRLMAQLAQDSGIKLSGSATDLSSKTVLHADGVLRASFAPTFEGALTLNAPKTAGLGAPLDVQASARAKVDLDSAALSDLVLTLDGANRPQILAGRATIPFTGNAPAEISLQAKSLDADSLLAKASPAAGWAVTTQKRWDDTRAVADRLLWLYPETPVRLDLAAEHVQLKDDFIDGVKLEGARDGNIWTFSNAGATLPGDTALAFTGTLARDSGNSELAGKLSVDARHLVRLNRWMAPEAGGKYPLARAIAFTGGLKLSENVAALENLAGTIDGSPFTGGVRLDSQPARRLSLTLAGDKFILAGADAAQDAEAFSTDALKSAWQGTLAQLAPFFGEDLSDIKSGDISLSAGELHASVIHAKNLAAQIRFNPDLVTVTKLSAETLDGLSVQGEGVVPLKAAAHGRFEGRVEARTPEAVAQAVAALGIAPERLGARARMMAPAVLAINYGAEALGQGGAGQITGTLGDVRVDGRAQIKGNLADWRTTPFTAQIGASSADGNKLLALLYPKIAPASSSPLSPGTLNLRLGGTSQRFDTSGALKTQPLQAQIDGATAIKEQQPSFSGKVSATAPSPEQFLSAPLLALLGAETKAPLRVEATVTATPERIEATKLKAESGRNAINGTLAAILAEQLGIEASLSADQLSLPSLLGQFLAPPSHESPPTDPAPLWSERPFNKIAFEETSARIALGVRTLKLSDGFALSDAQVSAVLDKGRLDIRKLDGKALGGTLSGSLVLDAKGPAVTANANLSLSNADLAQLPTQNISALLLGRTSFIIKASGQGLSPRGLISVLGGKGAIALSEGQLAKLSPAAIQKSGDDMQAAAAPLAEDAIARKAQDALQSGDFKYRRLRFPLVIRDGTLEIPRASFRNLRDGTVRMQADLDLATMQADTTWQLGVSSDRRKWPPVKVVIAGPLRELGGARRSVSAEAFVRAVLVGKMETDIARLESLNRPQPSQPAQATLPQPAATPAQASSWTTAQEPAPRPRRKADSVAEQQPVAAPARLPSRQTDFEKRIRDMLAPQGGR; translated from the coding sequence TTGGGCCGCCTCCTGGCAACATTCGCGACGCTTCTGGTGCTGCTCATCGGCGCGGCCTTCACCGTGCCCGCTTTTCTGGACTGGAATGCACTTCGGCCGGACATCGAGGAGGCGGCATCGACGCTGTTCGGTCAGAAGATTCGGATCGTCGGCGATATCGACATCGCACTCCTGCCCGAGCCGCACGTGCGCGCCGCGAAGATTGCGACCGATCCCGCGCCGGGCGACAAGCTCGCGCTGAGCGCCGAAGCGCTCGATCTCTCGCTTTCCCTTCAAGGGCTGATCGGCGGGCATGTCGAGGCGAGCCGCCTCAAGCTTGTGCGGCCGGTGGTCATCGTTCAGGCGGCGCGGCGTGGTGCCAACCGCGCGGGCGCAAGCGCGGCGGGCCTCGCGTTGCCGTTCACGGCAGATGTCCGCTCACTCGAAGTCGAGGGCGGCCGCTTCACATTTGTGCCCGAACACGGCGCACCGCTCACACTTTCCGGCATTGACGGAAAGGTCACCGCGCCAACGCGCGGCGCTCCCTATCGGGCAAACGTCAAGGCCACCTTCGACGATCGCCGGTTCGATCTGAGACTCATGGCCCAGCTCGCGCAAGACTCCGGTATCAAACTTTCAGGCAGCGCGACCGACCTCTCCAGCAAGACGGTCTTGCATGCGGACGGCGTGCTCCGCGCCAGCTTCGCGCCGACTTTCGAGGGAGCCCTGACGCTGAACGCCCCGAAGACGGCGGGGCTTGGCGCGCCTTTGGACGTGCAGGCGAGTGCTCGGGCGAAAGTCGATCTCGATAGCGCCGCGCTGTCCGATCTCGTGCTGACGCTCGACGGCGCTAACCGCCCGCAGATTCTCGCAGGCCGCGCGACGATCCCCTTCACCGGGAACGCACCCGCCGAAATTTCCCTTCAGGCGAAATCGCTCGATGCGGATTCGTTGCTCGCGAAAGCAAGCCCCGCCGCTGGATGGGCCGTCACCACCCAGAAGCGCTGGGACGATACCCGCGCCGTGGCCGACCGCCTCCTCTGGCTTTATCCCGAAACGCCGGTTCGCCTCGATCTCGCGGCTGAGCATGTGCAACTGAAGGACGATTTCATTGACGGCGTGAAGCTCGAAGGCGCGCGCGACGGCAATATCTGGACGTTCTCAAACGCTGGGGCAACGCTTCCCGGCGACACCGCGCTCGCCTTTACAGGCACGCTCGCGCGCGACAGCGGCAACTCCGAACTCGCGGGCAAGCTCTCCGTCGATGCGCGGCACCTCGTGCGGCTCAATCGCTGGATGGCACCAGAAGCAGGCGGCAAGTATCCACTTGCGCGAGCCATCGCCTTCACCGGCGGCCTCAAGCTTTCCGAAAACGTGGCGGCGCTCGAGAACCTTGCAGGAACCATCGACGGCTCTCCCTTTACCGGCGGTGTCAGGCTTGACAGCCAACCGGCGCGCCGACTTTCGCTAACTCTCGCGGGCGACAAATTCATCCTCGCGGGCGCTGACGCAGCGCAGGACGCCGAGGCTTTTTCCACCGACGCGTTGAAATCCGCATGGCAAGGGACGCTCGCGCAGCTTGCGCCGTTCTTCGGCGAAGACCTTTCGGACATCAAGAGCGGCGACATCAGCCTCTCCGCTGGCGAGCTGCACGCAAGCGTCATTCATGCGAAGAACCTCGCCGCGCAGATCAGGTTCAACCCGGACCTCGTCACCGTCACGAAGCTGAGCGCTGAGACGCTGGACGGCCTGTCGGTTCAAGGCGAAGGCGTGGTGCCGCTGAAAGCCGCAGCGCATGGCCGGTTCGAGGGGCGGGTCGAGGCGCGTACGCCCGAAGCGGTCGCTCAGGCCGTTGCCGCTCTCGGCATAGCGCCGGAACGGCTTGGCGCGCGAGCGCGGATGATGGCGCCGGCCGTGCTCGCGATCAACTACGGCGCGGAGGCGCTGGGGCAAGGCGGAGCGGGGCAGATTACCGGCACACTCGGCGATGTCCGTGTCGATGGCCGCGCGCAGATCAAGGGCAATCTCGCCGACTGGCGGACGACGCCCTTCACCGCTCAGATCGGCGCGTCGTCGGCCGATGGCAACAAGCTCCTCGCGCTTCTCTATCCGAAAATCGCCCCGGCATCCTCATCACCGCTCTCGCCCGGCACGCTGAACCTTCGCCTTGGGGGCACATCGCAGCGCTTCGATACCTCGGGCGCGCTAAAGACGCAGCCCCTGCAAGCGCAGATCGACGGCGCAACGGCCATCAAGGAGCAACAGCCTTCGTTCTCCGGAAAGGTCTCCGCGACGGCCCCATCGCCCGAACAATTCCTCTCGGCACCGCTTCTGGCACTGCTCGGTGCGGAGACGAAAGCGCCGTTGCGCGTTGAGGCGACCGTCACGGCGACGCCCGAACGCATCGAAGCGACAAAGCTCAAGGCCGAGTCCGGGCGGAATGCCATCAACGGCACACTGGCCGCCATCCTCGCCGAACAACTCGGCATCGAAGCATCGTTGAGCGCCGATCAACTGTCGCTTCCGTCGCTGCTCGGTCAGTTCCTCGCGCCCCCGTCTCACGAATCCCCGCCAACCGACCCGGCTCCGCTGTGGAGCGAGCGCCCGTTCAACAAGATTGCGTTCGAGGAAACCTCAGCCCGCATCGCGCTCGGCGTGCGGACGCTGAAGCTCAGCGACGGCTTTGCCCTTTCCGACGCGCAGGTTTCCGCCGTGCTCGACAAGGGACGCCTCGACATCCGCAAGCTCGACGGCAAGGCGCTCGGCGGCACGTTGTCCGGTTCGCTCGTGCTCGACGCGAAAGGCCCCGCCGTCACCGCGAACGCCAACCTCTCGCTTTCCAATGCGGATCTGGCGCAGCTGCCCACGCAGAACATTTCGGCGCTCCTGTTGGGCCGCACATCGTTCATCATCAAGGCGTCCGGTCAGGGGCTTAGTCCGCGCGGGCTCATTTCGGTGCTCGGTGGCAAGGGGGCGATCGCGCTTTCAGAGGGGCAACTCGCGAAGTTGTCTCCCGCCGCCATCCAGAAGAGCGGGGACGATATGCAGGCGGCAGCCGCACCGCTCGCGGAAGACGCCATTGCGCGCAAAGCACAGGACGCCCTTCAATCGGGCGACTTTAAATATCGCAGGCTGCGCTTCCCGCTCGTCATCCGCGATGGAACGCTGGAAATTCCGCGTGCCTCCTTCCGCAATCTCCGCGACGGCACCGTTCGCATGCAGGCCGATCTTGACCTCGCGACGATGCAGGCCGACACTACGTGGCAGCTTGGCGTCAGTTCCGACCGCCGCAAGTGGCCGCCGGTCAAGGTCGTCATCGCGGGGCCGTTGCGCGAGTTGGGCGGTGCGCGCCGGTCGGTCTCCGCCGAGGCGTTCGTTCGCGCCGTGCTGGTGGGCAAGATGGAAACCGACATTGCGCGGCTCGAAAGCCTGAACAGGCCACAGCCCTCCCAGCCCGCCCAAGCGACTCTGCCACAGCCGGCGGCGACGCCCGCGCAGGCGTCGTCATGGACCACCGCGCAGGAGCCCGCACCGCGCCCTCGCCGCAAGGCGGATTCGGTCGCGGAGCAACAGCCCGTCGCGGCACCGGCGCGCCTGCCGTCCAGACAAACTGATTTCGAAAAGCGCATTCGCGATATGCTTGCGCCGCAGGGCGGACGCTGA
- a CDS encoding ParA family protein translates to MTTITITSTKGGVGKSSLAAGLSVLAAQETRQVGIVDLDDSLGSLSQWWALRGEPAAPYLIRLEGALADDVRRYAAIFDWIFIDTSPYDLGVIEEAIKIAEAVVIPTRTSFFDAMAAKQVSDLCREHKKPFGFVLVGYHKSLDDLARQTEDALSPFGTVFRTKITFDRCFMEAPIHGKAGHEMNAKAQAEMTALWREVKELAAQAEGGGE, encoded by the coding sequence ATGACGACGATCACGATCACATCGACAAAGGGAGGCGTGGGCAAAAGCTCGCTTGCGGCAGGGCTATCGGTGCTTGCCGCCCAGGAAACGCGCCAGGTCGGGATCGTCGATCTCGACGACAGCCTCGGATCCTTGAGCCAGTGGTGGGCGCTTCGCGGCGAGCCGGCGGCCCCCTATCTCATTCGCCTGGAGGGCGCGCTCGCGGACGACGTCAGGCGCTATGCGGCGATCTTCGACTGGATCTTCATCGACACCTCGCCCTACGACCTCGGCGTCATCGAAGAGGCGATCAAAATTGCCGAAGCCGTGGTGATCCCGACGCGGACGAGCTTCTTCGACGCGATGGCGGCCAAGCAAGTGTCCGATCTGTGCCGCGAGCATAAAAAGCCGTTCGGCTTCGTCCTGGTCGGCTATCACAAGAGCCTCGACGACCTCGCGCGGCAAACCGAAGACGCGCTGTCTCCATTCGGAACGGTTTTCCGGACGAAGATCACCTTCGACCGCTGCTTCATGGAAGCGCCGATCCACGGCAAGGCCGGGCATGAGATGAATGCGAAGGCGCAAGCCGAAATGACCGCGCTCTGGCGCGAGGTCAAGGAACTTGCGGCGCAGGCCGAAGGAGGCGGGGAATGA
- the cas1 gene encoding CRISPR-associated endonuclease Cas1 gives MLSWGSFQRLFGSAPPPSDWPPPLSLEEEAEQDIRFSPAAAPVHVLSGAAVVRVNNSTLLVERPGEPVFERPIELVSTLHIHGWARVTGACIGRLTAQGATVVWRGLHGYPVALAQPMHGAGLDIRRAQYFEAAGERGLAIARALISAKIQNMRGLVRRRANIEGRDCLTALAALAKKAKHASRESLLGIEGSATAFYFSAWPHMFAARAGDVEFEVRSRRPPQNAVNATLSYAYAVLSAECVCALAAVGLDPRLGVFHQPRSGRASLALDLMEPFRPLIADQAVLTGFNTGQIRTGDAAEADDGWRLGETGKRTVIDLMEKRLTTAISVSGTEQQVSYREAIGRQARGIATALQTGAGFEALERP, from the coding sequence ATGCTGTCTTGGGGTTCTTTCCAGCGCCTTTTCGGCTCCGCGCCACCGCCCAGCGATTGGCCGCCTCCCCTCTCCTTGGAAGAAGAAGCAGAGCAGGACATAAGGTTTTCTCCCGCAGCCGCGCCGGTTCACGTTCTTTCTGGCGCCGCAGTCGTTCGTGTCAACAATAGCACGCTCCTCGTCGAGCGGCCAGGTGAGCCGGTTTTCGAGCGGCCCATAGAACTCGTCTCAACCTTGCATATCCATGGGTGGGCGCGCGTCACCGGCGCTTGCATCGGCCGCCTGACGGCCCAAGGCGCAACAGTCGTCTGGCGGGGCTTGCATGGATATCCCGTCGCTTTGGCCCAACCCATGCACGGCGCTGGGCTCGACATCCGCCGCGCCCAATATTTCGAGGCGGCCGGAGAACGCGGCCTCGCCATAGCGCGGGCGCTGATATCCGCGAAGATCCAGAACATGCGCGGTCTGGTGCGGCGTCGAGCCAATATCGAAGGCCGGGACTGTCTCACCGCGCTCGCCGCGCTGGCGAAAAAGGCAAAGCACGCATCCCGCGAAAGCCTGCTCGGCATCGAGGGCAGCGCCACGGCTTTCTATTTCTCGGCATGGCCGCACATGTTCGCCGCTCGCGCGGGCGATGTCGAATTCGAAGTCCGCTCGCGCCGCCCGCCGCAGAACGCCGTCAACGCGACACTCTCCTATGCGTATGCGGTGCTCAGCGCTGAATGCGTCTGCGCGCTCGCGGCCGTCGGGCTCGATCCAAGGCTCGGCGTCTTCCACCAGCCGCGCAGCGGCCGCGCCTCGCTGGCGTTGGATCTCATGGAGCCGTTCCGTCCCCTGATTGCAGACCAGGCGGTGCTGACGGGCTTCAATACAGGGCAAATCAGAACCGGCGACGCCGCGGAAGCAGACGATGGCTGGCGGCTCGGAGAGACCGGCAAGCGCACGGTCATCGATCTCATGGAGAAGCGCCTCACAACCGCGATTTCAGTCAGCGGAACAGAGCAGCAGGTGAGCTACCGCGAAGCGATCGGGCGGCAAGCCAGGGGCATCGCGACGGCTTTGCAAACGGGCGCGGGCTTCGAAGCGCTGGAGCGGCCATGA
- a CDS encoding toxin-antitoxin system HicB family antitoxin: MSEGESGRTMSDAMQISLAKGFGTPRRHAQTPLKATGRLIRRAGDAKPKGPLSQFNVRIELDLKEAVTKAAEREGVSLVEWVERSFRASLDASEEASG, encoded by the coding sequence ATGAGCGAGGGTGAAAGCGGCCGCACCATGAGCGATGCGATGCAGATCTCGCTCGCCAAGGGCTTCGGGACACCGAGGCGACACGCGCAAACGCCGCTGAAGGCAACCGGCCGTCTCATCCGGCGCGCGGGCGACGCCAAGCCGAAGGGGCCGCTGTCGCAGTTCAATGTGCGGATTGAACTAGACCTCAAGGAAGCCGTGACGAAGGCGGCCGAACGAGAGGGCGTGTCCCTTGTCGAATGGGTCGAACGGAGCTTCCGGGCCTCGCTCGATGCGAGTGAAGAAGCATCCGGCTGA
- a CDS encoding zeta toxin family protein, giving the protein MNSRSYKLSPEIHNEIFETVKHNTLANAQAAAKPVLAIIGAQPGAMRWRISAALIEGMDPDPVIFSVAGARHLHPLADEILAENEKSFVQATEADAEKWTESLILAAVSCRRNILLDGFLGRKDATLNVLRQAREADYDTRVVAIAVPESISRARIVDLYEAGKEKRGSGTWISAHAHDGAVQTLVHTLTAIEVRNLATIDVFDRDGALLLSTEERRDAGGAFRREMARPLDAIDKERLKTIQLRIDAKMEARQAGILEKLEAQTVIHSGRSTGLER; this is encoded by the coding sequence GTGAACAGCCGCTCTTACAAGCTTTCTCCTGAGATCCACAACGAGATCTTCGAGACCGTAAAACACAATACGCTCGCGAACGCCCAAGCCGCCGCAAAGCCGGTTCTCGCCATCATCGGTGCCCAGCCGGGCGCGATGCGATGGAGAATAAGTGCGGCATTAATAGAAGGCATGGACCCGGATCCGGTCATTTTCAGCGTAGCTGGCGCTCGGCACCTCCATCCTCTCGCCGACGAAATTTTGGCCGAGAATGAAAAGTCGTTCGTGCAGGCAACGGAAGCCGATGCCGAGAAATGGACCGAAAGCCTCATCCTTGCAGCAGTGAGCTGCCGTCGTAACATTCTGCTGGACGGTTTTTTGGGGCGTAAGGACGCAACGCTCAACGTCCTCCGCCAGGCGCGCGAGGCCGATTACGACACAAGAGTCGTGGCTATCGCAGTTCCCGAATCGATCTCGCGAGCGCGGATCGTAGACCTCTACGAGGCCGGAAAAGAAAAGCGCGGCTCGGGAACGTGGATCTCCGCCCATGCACACGACGGGGCCGTGCAGACCTTAGTGCATACGCTCACCGCGATTGAGGTTCGAAACCTTGCCACCATTGATGTCTTCGACCGAGACGGCGCGCTCCTTCTTTCAACGGAAGAGCGCCGGGATGCGGGCGGGGCCTTTCGGCGGGAAATGGCCAGACCGCTCGATGCGATCGACAAGGAGCGGCTGAAAACGATCCAGTTGCGTATCGACGCAAAGATGGAAGCGCGGCAGGCCGGTATCCTCGAAAAACTCGAGGCCCAGACGGTCATCCACAGCGGCCGCAGCACGGGGTTGGAGCGGTAG
- the cas2 gene encoding CRISPR-associated endonuclease Cas2, which translates to MSKAAHLYLVAYDISCPRRWKRVQKVIKGLCRRSQLSVHFCRATPARIRRLENRLHRIMHDEEDRLMVIDLGPAHTQAQLSLLNPINDIADLKAAIL; encoded by the coding sequence ATGAGCAAGGCGGCCCATCTTTATCTGGTTGCCTACGACATTTCCTGCCCGCGCCGTTGGAAGCGCGTTCAGAAGGTGATCAAGGGCCTTTGCCGGCGAAGCCAGTTGTCGGTTCATTTCTGCCGCGCGACACCCGCTCGTATCCGCCGCCTCGAAAACCGGTTGCATCGTATCATGCATGACGAGGAAGACCGGCTGATGGTCATCGACCTTGGCCCGGCGCATACACAGGCGCAACTCAGCTTGCTGAACCCGATCAACGATATTGCCGACCTGAAAGCCGCGATTTTGTGA
- the csb2 gene encoding type I-G CRISPR-associated protein Csb2: MMQRTQPVQAWRWSVSPPGPHLTATVPVMEAIRGAAIFMRREMGNGLFPESFHGADRGGHAHAFWLPEDEDGDGLIDHIWVSCASGMDARTIAALASVEWFRAEGVRYEVAPSWMGPRPLDGIFGPSAVWQGVTPYVTSRRRLTKTGKERADETPEAQLLRELLLRGLPAPVEIGWEPAAWCGEDNVLASQFAINWDKRGGPPADAVASFPAIVFAEPVPGPLAFGHAAHFGLGLLVPQIGSACNSLHIS, translated from the coding sequence ATGATGCAACGGACCCAACCTGTTCAGGCCTGGCGGTGGTCGGTTTCGCCTCCCGGGCCTCACCTCACGGCGACCGTCCCCGTGATGGAGGCGATCCGCGGCGCCGCGATCTTCATGCGCCGCGAGATGGGCAACGGCCTTTTTCCGGAGAGCTTCCACGGCGCGGATAGAGGCGGACACGCCCATGCGTTCTGGCTGCCGGAGGATGAAGATGGCGATGGCCTCATCGACCACATCTGGGTTTCCTGCGCGAGCGGGATGGATGCGCGCACGATCGCAGCGCTTGCTTCCGTGGAGTGGTTCCGGGCCGAAGGCGTCCGGTATGAAGTCGCGCCCTCATGGATGGGGCCGCGTCCGCTTGACGGCATTTTCGGGCCGTCGGCGGTTTGGCAGGGGGTGACGCCTTACGTCACATCGCGGCGGCGTCTGACGAAAACCGGGAAGGAGCGAGCAGATGAAACGCCCGAGGCCCAGTTGCTGCGAGAGCTTCTGCTGAGAGGCTTGCCCGCGCCCGTCGAAATAGGCTGGGAGCCAGCCGCCTGGTGCGGCGAGGACAACGTGCTTGCATCGCAGTTCGCGATCAATTGGGATAAGCGGGGTGGGCCGCCCGCCGATGCTGTCGCGTCTTTCCCCGCAATCGTCTTCGCCGAGCCAGTTCCCGGGCCGCTCGCCTTCGGTCACGCCGCGCACTTCGGGCTAGGGCTGCTGGTTCCGCAGATTGGGTCCGCATGCAACTCCCTGCACATATCTTAA
- a CDS encoding Fic family protein gives MVFIHPFPNGNGRHARIMADMVLTRVYNQNPIHWSGGFDLQRMNERRLVYIAALRAADRGDLATLLAFACHGER, from the coding sequence ATGGTCTTCATCCACCCGTTTCCGAACGGCAATGGCCGTCATGCCCGCATCATGGCCGACATGGTGCTGACCCGCGTCTATAATCAAAACCCGATCCACTGGTCGGGCGGATTCGATCTGCAGAGGATGAATGAGCGGCGATTAGTGTATATCGCCGCCTTGCGTGCCGCCGACAGAGGCGATCTTGCGACCCTTCTGGCGTTTGCCTGTCACGGTGAGAGATGA